Proteins from a genomic interval of Microbacterium phyllosphaerae:
- the gnd gene encoding phosphogluconate dehydrogenase (NAD(+)-dependent, decarboxylating), with the protein MQLAMIGLGRMGANIVRRLMRAGHECVVYDVNADAVQALVAEGAVGADSMADLASKLEAPRAVWMMVPASLTGSVADQVAEVLDEGDILIDGGNSNYRDDVRRAKTFRERGIHYVDVGTSGGVFGLDRGYCLMVGGPDEAVERIEPVLKTIAPGVGEIERTPGRTGELTAEEQGYLHCGPSGAGHFVKMVHNGIEYGIMASIAEGLNVLHNADAGVREAEHSAEIAPLEEPEFYQFPIDTSKVAELWRRGSVISSWLLDLTAAALAENPQLDGLAGRVSDSGEGRWTVKAAVDVGVPVPVLAASLFERFASRDEDHFANQVLSAMRLQFGGHQELPAGDVLEAGSRKAESDSA; encoded by the coding sequence ATGCAGCTGGCGATGATCGGACTCGGCCGGATGGGCGCCAACATCGTGCGCCGCCTCATGCGGGCGGGGCACGAATGCGTGGTCTACGACGTGAACGCGGATGCTGTGCAGGCGCTGGTCGCCGAGGGAGCCGTCGGCGCCGACAGCATGGCCGACCTCGCGTCGAAGCTCGAGGCGCCGCGGGCCGTGTGGATGATGGTGCCCGCATCGCTCACCGGATCCGTCGCCGACCAGGTCGCGGAGGTGCTCGACGAGGGCGACATCCTGATCGACGGCGGCAACTCGAACTACCGCGACGACGTGCGGCGCGCGAAGACGTTCCGCGAGCGCGGCATCCACTACGTCGATGTGGGCACGAGCGGTGGCGTCTTCGGGCTCGACCGCGGCTACTGCCTGATGGTCGGCGGACCGGACGAGGCCGTCGAGCGCATCGAGCCGGTGCTGAAGACGATCGCTCCGGGTGTCGGCGAGATCGAGCGCACGCCCGGTCGCACCGGTGAGCTCACCGCCGAGGAGCAGGGGTATCTGCACTGCGGTCCGTCGGGTGCCGGGCACTTCGTGAAGATGGTGCACAACGGCATCGAGTACGGCATCATGGCGTCGATCGCCGAGGGCCTCAACGTGCTGCACAACGCGGATGCCGGGGTGCGAGAGGCCGAGCACTCGGCCGAGATCGCCCCGCTGGAGGAGCCGGAGTTCTACCAGTTCCCGATCGACACCTCGAAGGTCGCGGAGCTGTGGCGTCGCGGATCCGTGATCTCGTCGTGGCTGCTCGACCTGACCGCCGCCGCGCTCGCCGAGAACCCGCAGCTCGACGGTCTCGCAGGCCGCGTGTCTGACTCGGGCGAGGGTCGCTGGACGGTCAAGGCCGCGGTCGACGTGGGCGTGCCCGTGCCGGTGCTCGCGGCATCCTTGTTCGAGCGCTTCGCCTCGCGGGATGAAGACCACTTCGCCAACCAGGTGCTGTCGGCGATGCGCCTGCAGTTCGGTGGGCATCAGGAGCTGCCCGCCGGAGATGTGCTGGAGGCGGGATCGCGCAAGGCGGAGTCGGACAGTGCCTGA
- a CDS encoding GNAT family N-acetyltransferase: MRRAEVSDAVTVAELLHAFNTEFDTETPGVEVLAARLRMLLDEPLTFAVLGGSPATGVALVTLRPNVWSDGPVALLDEMYVEPEQRGSGIGSAILRRMVEICRELGVAAIEINVDESDAAAMRFYERHGFSGTDPDSGERAFYFYRALEGEG, translated from the coding sequence GTGCGCCGGGCCGAAGTCTCGGATGCTGTCACCGTCGCTGAACTCCTGCACGCGTTCAACACCGAGTTCGACACCGAGACTCCGGGCGTCGAGGTGCTCGCCGCTCGGCTGCGGATGCTGCTCGACGAACCGTTGACGTTCGCCGTGCTCGGCGGCTCACCTGCGACCGGCGTCGCGCTCGTGACCCTGCGTCCGAACGTGTGGTCAGACGGACCGGTCGCGCTGCTCGACGAGATGTACGTCGAGCCTGAGCAGCGGGGTAGCGGCATCGGCAGCGCGATCCTGCGGCGGATGGTCGAGATCTGCCGCGAGCTCGGAGTCGCAGCGATCGAGATCAACGTCGACGAGTCGGATGCCGCGGCGATGCGCTTCTACGAGCGGCACGGTTTCAGCGGCACCGACCCGGACTCGGGCGAGCGGGCGTTCTACTTCTACCGGGCGTTGGAGGGGGAGGGGTAG
- a CDS encoding dihydrofolate reductase family protein: MRPLRYAINVTLDGCVHHEAGVAPDEELMGFWTAEMQRADAVLYGRTTYDMMEGAWRRPASGVWPDWMDEWEVPFAEALDRIPKHVVSSTLESVDWNAELVRGDVGEAVTQLKAQPGEGLSVGGVTLPLALAELGLIDEFTFVVHPIIAGHGPRLLDGLNERIELKEVGRRVFDSGAVAVTYRPRR, translated from the coding sequence ATGAGACCACTGCGCTACGCGATCAACGTCACGCTCGACGGCTGCGTCCATCACGAGGCGGGCGTCGCTCCCGACGAGGAGCTGATGGGCTTCTGGACGGCGGAGATGCAGCGAGCGGATGCCGTGCTCTACGGCCGGACGACCTACGACATGATGGAGGGCGCCTGGCGGCGTCCGGCATCCGGGGTGTGGCCCGACTGGATGGATGAGTGGGAAGTCCCGTTCGCAGAGGCCCTCGACCGCATACCGAAGCATGTGGTGTCGAGCACGCTGGAGTCGGTCGACTGGAACGCCGAGCTCGTCCGAGGCGACGTGGGCGAGGCGGTTACGCAGCTAAAGGCGCAGCCGGGTGAGGGGCTGTCCGTCGGCGGCGTGACCTTGCCGCTCGCGCTCGCCGAGCTGGGTCTGATCGACGAGTTCACCTTCGTCGTGCATCCGATCATCGCCGGGCACGGGCCCAGGCTGCTCGACGGGCTGAACGAGCGTATCGAGCTCAAGGAGGTGGGCCGTCGGGTGTTCGATTCCGGTGCTGTGGCGGTCACATACCGTCCGCGGCGGTGA
- a CDS encoding TetR/AcrR family transcriptional regulator produces MPRPRSEAARQSVLEAMRAAVVAGEYEAVTIEGLAESAGVSKQTIYRWWPSKAAILGEALLEGEVPLADATVTMSDDIRADLHAWFSAMSAGMERPEGVALARALIAVTATDHELGLALNERLAAPIRAWVAERIARGQAAGEIREDVDAAAIADQLIAMASYAALIGQPLSAERVTATVTRLLRGIAR; encoded by the coding sequence GTGCCTCGTCCCCGAAGTGAAGCCGCGCGCCAGTCCGTGCTCGAGGCGATGCGCGCCGCCGTCGTGGCCGGTGAGTACGAGGCGGTGACGATCGAGGGTCTCGCGGAATCGGCGGGCGTCTCCAAGCAGACGATCTACCGCTGGTGGCCGTCGAAGGCAGCGATCCTCGGCGAGGCGCTGCTCGAGGGAGAGGTGCCCCTCGCGGATGCAACCGTCACGATGAGCGACGACATCCGGGCTGACCTGCACGCCTGGTTCTCCGCGATGTCCGCCGGTATGGAGCGGCCCGAGGGTGTCGCACTCGCCCGGGCTCTGATCGCGGTGACGGCCACGGATCACGAACTCGGGCTGGCCCTCAACGAGCGTCTCGCGGCGCCGATCCGCGCGTGGGTCGCCGAGCGGATTGCGCGCGGTCAGGCGGCAGGCGAGATCCGCGAAGACGTGGATGCTGCTGCCATCGCTGACCAGCTCATCGCCATGGCGTCGTACGCCGCGCTCATCGGTCAGCCGTTGAGCGCCGAGCGCGTTACGGCGACGGTGACGCGGCTGCTGCGAGGGATCGCTCGCTAG
- a CDS encoding DUF3320 domain-containing protein — protein sequence MSDFSPLEYIEQALTAAARALGPFVTRRLSEVAPEVSDWTQILAAKDRQAGRRVDRYNPRDLSLQLRVLTERLGNLGFPFTDLVDRQASNCASELRDVRNKWAHSEEFTVAQTFRALDSTEILLRAIAADEDADAIGLLKSEVLTALNTSELKHQDPNGPTATRAASVALESTAITAEPGSAASLDASVLSPLSFAVARTGISVVPQLTVSYRGPELRGASVEVEVDCQLGSLGDPRVLLVDLDGEHDTTLRNVDLRLDPARMLAVESPMPGTVTATLRDANGDEIASQRADVQLLAANQWIAKPMPLSLELLAAFIQPQSSAISALLVEASTLLGNRTGSSALDGYQQGDPNRVDSMVEAIYDAVRARDIRYAEPPASWGISGQKVRTPAEVLEGRLGTCLDTTLTLAAALEEAGINSTLWLLEGHIFLGYWREWSSLDAPAQAEASEAVNLVGLGKIGLVETTKMTGGAESAPFGIARRQPFTDGNVDPTLVIGVTDVLQARQAAIYPLPSRSIGSNGEVTVHEYRAAAAPDPLQYNPSATDLTGDDARRLPARVSSWKNSLLDLSLRNRLINYTPSAGHSIAVPQPALAAFEDLINSGSAITLLPSDRIPDVDKTRGVQFGRDLPEAARSDMLMSRKSAYVDITEGAYTSRLRALAYKARTIAEETGANNLYVAFGMLRWRFNDRDLRSPLILVPVTLEPAGRGSVFRVRVDDTGESTPNYCLLEKLRVTHGIRIPGLENPAKDEAGINLAAAFAAARQGLAEARLPFTVEDSADLSILQFGKYRLWKDLDESWETFTSNPLVKHLVHTPTAAFEDPSPSPTSVDLDALGTSLPVPADSSQLDAVSEAVADRTFVLEGPPGTGKSQTITNLLAHAIVNGKRVLFVAEKRAALDVVKQRLDAVGLGPFSLDLHDKGARPNAVRAQLKEALETTARPDGAALSAQNENAVSSRNTLRRYADRLHESNTAGMSFYTSRDRLLAFEPDAPTLDIPTAFVSTSSTTQIDFVRTTLRRLPDTADLVRPAELNGWGFVDVTSHDPSDIGALHRAAMDFDQAIGDVFVTTGESPALSHSTSPEFIERWSQLAGAPRFSLESLDQLLPRVRSGELSALQQHLRTLTSTPPQWVNTVGLGALSANPTPSAVHVAAQAADASGFFGRRKRQRSALEMFGDSLLVPLKSVPPKSIAQLTGQVEATAASATALRNGLLSLPVSVVGASWNPFDATDAARAASQLDWLVWLSGALELRPHDLDATILRETYRTSPADPALSGALAKLGTAWRSLEVMASPKVGAGVLKSWASPRAVVDAWGSTRGSRALETSTPTSLQRWVAFARALEPLRSYGLSEAHAALISGRVLADDASIAFDKGVAASSLVEREQAQGLEIFDPQAHGRSVERFTSSTAAIRAELPRWIPAEILGRRKIDAAYNGGRLGELKRQIGRQRGGLSVRGLMDGYAELITQITPCVLASPESVSRFFPATGDLFDVVVFDEASQIRVPDAIGAMGRSNSVVVVGDSKQMPPTSFADVVTDSDEVVSADSTAIADEESILSECVQAQVPRRWLSWHYRSQDEALIAFSNHKYYDGRLASFPAPWPTSASSQPSVSGHGVSLVRVDGHFNRSGRGRDLRTNIVEARAIVGDIARRFATSNTPPSLGVVTFNAQQRSLIESLLRDEADDRIATALDQRDGLFVKNLENVQGDERDTILFSVAFSANERGDLPLNFGPLSRAGGERRLNVAITRARREVILFASFDPSDLRAEQTSSVGIKHLRSYLQLAADGIDENADEVARPGFVDRHREEIAATLRDRGHVVQTDIGLSDFRVDIAISAADDPEQPVLAVLLDGPTWRERRTVADRDALPTDVLKGLMHWPGVERVWLPEWLQQRETTLDRISRAVTEATTAARRADETGKRSSVSTGVEARAIDTASDPVATAAHVETGSGVAESQPVVLARSASAPGVTDLQHPRLRDFSEWSPRAAGGVAVLDALPSPGAAQRIRELVQEVITHEGPIHRMRLVKLVAGAFGLSKVHASRADAILRCVPPDFVRPNDRAVLWPQGVDPLTWREVRRPVNGTARPLEHVPLAEIANAMAVVADLSGGMTDEEIKRESLGLFGGKRVTSGIGDRLSEALDTGLSSGRLQRRSGGLITAAS from the coding sequence ATGAGCGACTTCAGTCCGCTTGAATACATCGAGCAGGCATTGACGGCGGCAGCACGCGCGCTGGGGCCGTTCGTGACTCGACGTCTCTCCGAGGTCGCTCCGGAGGTATCGGACTGGACGCAGATCCTCGCGGCGAAGGACCGGCAGGCCGGCCGTCGAGTCGACCGCTACAACCCCCGTGATCTTTCATTGCAACTGCGCGTCCTGACGGAGCGCCTCGGCAATCTCGGTTTCCCCTTCACAGACCTTGTCGACCGGCAAGCGAGCAACTGCGCGAGTGAGCTCCGAGACGTCCGCAACAAGTGGGCTCACAGCGAAGAGTTCACAGTCGCCCAGACTTTCCGGGCTCTCGATTCAACCGAGATCCTCCTGCGAGCGATCGCTGCTGACGAGGACGCCGACGCGATCGGACTCCTGAAGTCAGAGGTCCTGACGGCGCTGAACACGTCCGAATTGAAACACCAAGACCCCAACGGACCGACCGCCACTCGCGCGGCCTCTGTAGCCCTCGAGTCCACGGCGATCACCGCCGAACCGGGATCGGCTGCCTCGCTCGACGCTTCTGTGCTCAGTCCGTTGAGTTTCGCTGTCGCGCGAACGGGCATCTCGGTCGTGCCGCAGCTGACGGTCTCCTACCGAGGCCCCGAGCTGCGAGGCGCCTCCGTAGAGGTCGAGGTCGACTGTCAGTTGGGATCACTGGGAGACCCTCGCGTATTGCTCGTCGACCTCGACGGAGAACATGACACCACTCTTCGCAACGTCGATCTGCGGTTGGATCCAGCTCGCATGCTCGCGGTCGAGTCGCCCATGCCCGGCACGGTGACCGCGACGTTGAGAGACGCGAACGGCGACGAGATCGCCAGTCAACGCGCGGACGTTCAACTGCTGGCCGCGAATCAATGGATCGCCAAACCGATGCCGCTGAGTCTCGAGCTGCTCGCCGCCTTCATCCAGCCTCAGTCGTCGGCCATCAGTGCTCTTCTGGTCGAGGCATCGACGCTTCTGGGTAACCGGACGGGTTCCTCGGCCTTGGACGGGTACCAGCAGGGCGACCCGAATCGGGTCGATTCGATGGTCGAAGCGATTTACGACGCCGTACGCGCGCGCGACATCCGCTACGCGGAACCGCCCGCGAGCTGGGGGATCTCGGGCCAGAAGGTGCGTACTCCCGCCGAGGTTCTCGAGGGGCGACTGGGCACTTGCCTGGACACGACGCTCACCCTCGCTGCCGCGCTGGAAGAAGCGGGAATCAACTCAACCCTGTGGCTCCTCGAGGGTCACATCTTCCTCGGGTACTGGCGGGAATGGTCGAGCCTCGACGCCCCTGCGCAGGCAGAGGCCAGCGAGGCGGTCAACCTCGTCGGACTGGGCAAGATCGGGCTCGTGGAAACGACGAAGATGACCGGAGGTGCGGAATCCGCGCCGTTCGGGATCGCCCGACGGCAGCCATTCACCGACGGCAACGTGGATCCCACTCTGGTCATCGGCGTGACCGATGTCTTACAGGCTCGACAAGCAGCTATCTATCCCCTGCCGAGTCGCTCGATCGGCTCGAACGGCGAAGTCACGGTGCACGAGTACCGCGCGGCCGCAGCTCCGGATCCATTGCAGTACAACCCCTCCGCCACGGATCTCACCGGCGATGACGCGCGCAGGCTGCCTGCGCGCGTGAGCTCGTGGAAGAACTCCCTGCTCGACCTGAGCCTGCGCAATCGGCTCATCAACTACACGCCGTCAGCAGGTCACTCCATCGCCGTGCCACAGCCAGCTCTAGCCGCATTCGAGGATCTGATCAACAGTGGGTCCGCGATCACGCTCCTTCCCAGCGATCGCATCCCCGATGTCGACAAGACCCGCGGCGTTCAGTTCGGACGCGACCTGCCTGAAGCTGCCCGCTCGGACATGCTCATGTCCCGAAAGTCCGCCTATGTCGACATCACGGAGGGCGCCTATACCTCGCGACTCCGCGCTCTGGCATACAAAGCGCGCACCATCGCCGAGGAAACGGGCGCGAACAATCTCTATGTCGCGTTCGGAATGCTGCGCTGGCGGTTCAACGATCGCGACCTCAGGTCGCCGCTCATCCTCGTGCCTGTGACTCTCGAGCCTGCGGGCCGCGGCTCTGTGTTCCGTGTTCGCGTCGACGACACAGGTGAATCCACACCGAACTACTGCCTGCTAGAGAAGCTGCGAGTGACGCACGGCATCCGCATACCCGGTCTCGAGAACCCGGCAAAGGATGAAGCCGGCATCAACCTCGCAGCCGCCTTCGCGGCCGCGCGGCAGGGATTGGCGGAGGCGCGCTTGCCGTTCACCGTTGAGGACTCCGCAGATCTGTCGATCCTTCAGTTCGGCAAGTATCGGCTGTGGAAGGACCTCGACGAGAGTTGGGAGACATTCACCTCCAACCCGCTCGTCAAGCATCTCGTCCATACGCCGACCGCAGCGTTCGAGGACCCATCGCCGTCGCCGACCTCAGTGGATCTGGATGCTCTCGGAACGTCCCTGCCCGTCCCGGCGGACTCCTCGCAGCTCGACGCGGTCTCGGAAGCGGTCGCGGACCGGACGTTCGTACTCGAGGGCCCTCCCGGCACTGGGAAGTCGCAGACCATCACGAACCTGCTCGCTCATGCCATCGTCAACGGCAAAAGAGTGCTTTTCGTCGCTGAGAAGCGCGCGGCGCTGGACGTCGTGAAGCAGCGTCTCGATGCAGTCGGACTGGGGCCTTTCTCGCTCGATCTCCATGACAAAGGTGCTCGCCCGAATGCCGTCCGCGCGCAGCTGAAAGAGGCACTCGAAACAACGGCGCGCCCCGACGGTGCCGCCCTGAGCGCGCAGAACGAGAATGCGGTATCGAGCCGGAACACTCTGCGCCGGTACGCTGACCGCCTCCACGAGAGCAACACCGCGGGCATGTCGTTCTACACCTCGAGGGATCGCCTCCTGGCGTTCGAGCCCGATGCTCCTACGCTCGACATCCCGACCGCTTTCGTCTCGACGAGTTCCACCACGCAGATCGACTTCGTCCGCACGACACTGAGACGCCTGCCTGACACTGCCGACCTTGTCCGCCCAGCGGAGCTCAACGGGTGGGGCTTCGTCGACGTCACGTCTCATGACCCTTCGGACATCGGGGCCCTGCATCGAGCAGCGATGGACTTCGACCAGGCGATCGGAGACGTCTTCGTCACGACCGGCGAGTCGCCGGCACTCTCGCACAGTACCTCGCCTGAGTTCATCGAACGCTGGTCCCAGCTCGCGGGAGCTCCACGCTTCTCCCTTGAGTCCCTCGATCAGCTGCTCCCCCGAGTCCGATCCGGTGAACTCAGCGCTCTTCAACAGCACCTTCGAACGCTCACGTCCACACCACCACAGTGGGTGAACACCGTTGGCCTCGGCGCGCTGAGCGCGAACCCGACGCCGAGCGCCGTTCACGTAGCAGCTCAGGCTGCCGATGCCTCTGGGTTCTTCGGCCGACGCAAGCGTCAACGATCGGCGCTCGAGATGTTCGGCGACAGCCTGTTGGTGCCTCTGAAGAGCGTGCCTCCGAAATCCATCGCGCAGTTGACCGGACAGGTGGAAGCGACAGCGGCGTCGGCGACTGCTCTGCGCAACGGACTCCTCTCGCTCCCCGTCTCCGTGGTCGGTGCGAGTTGGAACCCGTTCGATGCGACCGACGCGGCTCGCGCCGCGTCGCAGCTCGATTGGCTCGTCTGGCTCAGCGGGGCTCTCGAGTTGCGACCTCATGATCTGGACGCGACGATTCTGCGAGAGACCTATCGCACCTCGCCTGCGGATCCGGCGCTCTCCGGTGCGCTCGCAAAGCTCGGGACCGCTTGGCGTTCACTCGAAGTGATGGCTTCGCCGAAGGTCGGAGCCGGGGTGTTGAAGAGTTGGGCCTCGCCGCGCGCCGTGGTCGATGCGTGGGGAAGCACTCGCGGTTCGCGGGCACTCGAAACCTCTACTCCCACGTCCCTGCAGAGATGGGTGGCGTTCGCTCGGGCGCTCGAGCCTCTGCGAAGCTACGGGCTCTCCGAGGCACACGCAGCACTCATCTCGGGACGCGTTCTGGCAGACGATGCGTCGATCGCCTTCGACAAAGGCGTGGCGGCCTCATCGTTGGTGGAGCGCGAGCAAGCTCAGGGCCTCGAGATATTCGACCCTCAGGCTCACGGCCGATCCGTCGAAAGATTCACCTCGAGCACAGCCGCGATCCGAGCCGAGCTTCCACGCTGGATCCCCGCCGAAATACTCGGCCGGAGGAAGATCGACGCAGCATACAACGGCGGGCGCCTGGGCGAACTCAAGCGTCAGATCGGGCGTCAGCGCGGGGGGCTCTCAGTACGTGGGCTGATGGACGGCTACGCAGAGCTGATCACGCAGATCACCCCGTGCGTACTGGCGAGTCCGGAATCCGTCTCGCGGTTCTTCCCGGCAACCGGCGACCTGTTCGACGTCGTCGTCTTCGATGAAGCGTCGCAGATCAGAGTTCCCGATGCGATCGGCGCGATGGGGCGATCGAACTCGGTGGTGGTGGTGGGCGACAGCAAACAGATGCCACCTACAAGCTTCGCAGACGTCGTGACCGACTCTGATGAGGTGGTCAGCGCGGACAGCACCGCGATCGCCGATGAGGAATCGATCCTGAGCGAATGTGTCCAAGCGCAGGTGCCCCGGCGCTGGTTGTCCTGGCACTACCGGAGTCAGGACGAGGCGCTGATCGCTTTCAGCAATCACAAATACTACGACGGCCGACTCGCATCCTTCCCTGCGCCTTGGCCGACGAGCGCCTCTTCACAGCCCTCGGTGTCCGGTCATGGAGTATCACTGGTCAGGGTCGACGGGCACTTCAACAGAAGCGGACGGGGGCGAGACCTTCGCACCAACATCGTCGAGGCCCGTGCAATCGTCGGGGACATCGCACGGCGCTTCGCCACGTCCAACACTCCTCCATCGCTCGGCGTCGTGACCTTCAACGCGCAGCAACGCTCGCTGATCGAATCACTTCTGCGAGACGAAGCGGACGACCGGATCGCCACCGCTCTCGATCAGCGCGACGGACTGTTCGTCAAGAACCTCGAGAACGTACAGGGAGACGAGCGAGACACGATTCTCTTCTCCGTGGCTTTCAGTGCGAACGAACGTGGCGACCTGCCACTCAACTTCGGACCGCTCTCGCGTGCGGGCGGAGAGCGCCGCCTCAACGTGGCCATCACCAGAGCACGTCGAGAAGTGATTCTGTTCGCCAGTTTCGACCCGTCTGACCTGAGAGCTGAACAGACGTCATCCGTAGGAATCAAGCACCTGCGCTCCTATCTGCAGCTTGCTGCGGACGGTATCGATGAGAACGCAGACGAGGTGGCTCGGCCCGGGTTCGTCGATCGCCATCGAGAAGAGATCGCCGCCACGCTTCGCGACCGAGGGCACGTGGTGCAGACGGACATCGGTCTCTCTGATTTCCGCGTCGATATAGCAATCTCGGCAGCAGACGATCCTGAGCAACCGGTACTCGCCGTTCTGCTCGACGGCCCAACGTGGCGCGAGCGGCGCACTGTGGCCGATCGAGACGCGCTGCCCACCGACGTCCTGAAGGGCCTCATGCACTGGCCGGGCGTGGAGCGTGTATGGCTTCCCGAGTGGCTGCAGCAACGGGAGACGACCCTCGACCGAATCAGTCGCGCCGTTACGGAGGCGACAACTGCTGCGCGTCGTGCCGACGAAACTGGGAAGCGCAGTTCAGTCTCGACGGGCGTCGAAGCGCGAGCAATCGACACAGCATCGGACCCCGTCGCGACCGCCGCTCACGTCGAGACCGGATCTGGCGTGGCGGAGTCGCAACCCGTCGTCCTCGCTCGGTCGGCATCAGCACCCGGGGTCACCGACCTGCAGCATCCCCGTCTTCGGGATTTCTCTGAGTGGTCACCACGAGCGGCCGGCGGCGTCGCGGTTCTCGACGCTCTCCCGTCCCCGGGAGCCGCTCAGCGCATACGCGAACTGGTCCAGGAAGTGATCACGCATGAAGGCCCTATCCACCGAATGCGGCTGGTGAAGCTCGTGGCCGGTGCTTTCGGTCTGAGCAAGGTCCACGCCTCTCGGGCGGATGCAATCCTTCGCTGCGTCCCACCGGATTTCGTTCGACCGAATGATCGTGCGGTTCTGTGGCCGCAAGGTGTCGATCCACTCACCTGGCGGGAGGTCCGCCGGCCAGTCAACGGGACTGCTCGCCCCCTCGAGCATGTCCCTCTGGCGGAGATCGCCAACGCCATGGCGGTCGTCGCGGACCTGAGCGGCGGAATGACGGACGAGGAGATCAAGCGGGAGTCGCTCGGGCTGTTCGGCGGTAAGCGCGTGACGTCCGGCATCGGCGATCGCCTGAGCGAGGCCTTGGATACTGGCCTGAGCTCCGGCCGGCTCCAGCGACGTTCCGGGGGGTTGATCACGGCAGCGAGTTGA
- a CDS encoding uracil-DNA glycosylase — protein MNTSSVVKAPNGLTLPRVWDEWLDLRVSDRPPDLQSLYQRGLDVLPERRNVFRAFELAAPTDVRVMVLGQDPYDTSGLADGLAFSQHGEVDKRSALHRIFLNLERDPDIPFTRPATGDLTEWATGGVLLLNTALTVVSNKPKSHLRLWKPFIETVIRSLAASGSPIAFVVLGEDARKIAMPLLRQVPRDAIIRAAHPMASNTDQRPFKGTYVFSEANQFLGDRAINWSAISPST, from the coding sequence GTGAACACATCGTCAGTTGTGAAAGCGCCCAACGGGCTAACTCTTCCGCGCGTCTGGGACGAGTGGCTCGACCTTCGCGTGTCCGATAGGCCACCGGATCTTCAGAGCCTCTACCAGCGCGGGCTGGACGTCCTACCGGAGCGCCGGAATGTGTTTCGCGCTTTCGAACTGGCTGCCCCCACCGATGTGAGGGTCATGGTCCTGGGCCAGGATCCGTACGACACGTCAGGGCTCGCGGACGGGTTGGCATTCTCTCAACACGGAGAGGTGGACAAGCGCTCGGCGCTTCACCGAATCTTCCTCAATCTCGAGCGGGATCCCGACATCCCTTTCACCAGGCCAGCGACAGGTGACCTCACTGAGTGGGCAACGGGAGGTGTCCTGCTTCTCAACACAGCCTTAACTGTCGTCAGTAACAAGCCAAAATCTCATCTCCGACTTTGGAAGCCGTTCATCGAGACCGTGATCCGAAGCCTAGCGGCGTCAGGCTCGCCTATCGCGTTCGTCGTGCTCGGAGAGGACGCACGCAAGATCGCGATGCCGTTGCTGCGACAGGTTCCGCGTGACGCGATCATTCGGGCCGCGCATCCAATGGCGTCGAACACTGACCAACGGCCGTTCAAGGGCACGTACGTGTTCTCGGAAGCAAACCAGTTCCTGGGCGACAGGGCGATCAACTGGAGTGCCATCTCCCCCTCTACGTGA
- a CDS encoding SDR family NAD(P)-dependent oxidoreductase, translated as MALTAHSTIGDWLSDPTGGPLIRALFEQTGADPELLTPVLGLPLQQLVAMSQGALPQSVVDDLVRAANGGEIPEADESEGWNEKPTAGRFAGKTVIVTGAASGIGKATASRIAREGGRVIASDIAADKLDALKAELPGADITTVAGDLTKQDAIDAVIAAAGDRIDALANVAGINDDFSPAGETTDAVWDRVIAINLTAPFKLMRAVLPIMEKAGRGSILNVSSEAGLRGNASGNAYTASKHGIIGVTKSAAFMYGPKGIRVNSVAPGGVATGIPMPPNMSEYGSGRLAPFQQAIPTVATAEHLAASITFLLSDDAVNINGAVLASDGGWSVQ; from the coding sequence ATGGCCCTCACCGCACACTCCACCATCGGCGACTGGCTGAGCGACCCGACCGGCGGGCCACTCATCCGCGCACTCTTCGAGCAGACGGGCGCCGACCCCGAGCTCCTCACCCCCGTGCTCGGCCTGCCGCTGCAGCAGCTCGTCGCGATGAGCCAGGGCGCACTCCCTCAGTCGGTCGTTGACGATCTCGTGCGCGCCGCCAACGGCGGTGAGATCCCCGAGGCCGACGAGTCCGAGGGTTGGAACGAGAAGCCCACCGCCGGACGTTTCGCCGGCAAGACCGTGATCGTCACGGGTGCAGCCTCCGGAATCGGCAAGGCCACCGCATCCCGCATCGCCCGTGAAGGCGGACGCGTCATCGCGTCCGACATCGCCGCCGACAAGCTGGACGCTCTGAAGGCCGAACTGCCGGGTGCCGACATCACCACCGTCGCTGGAGACCTCACCAAGCAGGACGCGATCGACGCCGTCATCGCCGCCGCGGGCGACCGCATCGACGCCCTCGCGAACGTCGCCGGCATCAACGACGACTTCTCCCCCGCGGGCGAGACGACGGATGCCGTCTGGGACCGCGTCATCGCCATCAACCTCACCGCTCCGTTCAAGCTCATGCGTGCGGTGCTGCCGATCATGGAGAAGGCCGGCCGCGGCTCGATCCTCAACGTCTCGAGCGAAGCGGGCCTGCGCGGCAACGCGTCGGGCAACGCCTACACCGCCAGCAAGCACGGCATCATCGGCGTCACGAAGTCCGCGGCGTTCATGTATGGACCCAAGGGCATTCGCGTGAACTCGGTCGCTCCGGGCGGCGTCGCCACCGGCATCCCGATGCCCCCGAACATGTCGGAGTACGGCTCCGGTCGCCTGGCACCGTTCCAGCAGGCGATCCCGACGGTCGCGACCGCCGAGCACCTCGCCGCGTCGATCACGTTCCTGCTGTCGGACGACGCCGTGAACATCAACGGCGCGGTGCTGGCATCCGATGGGGGATGGTCGGTGCAGTAA